A genome region from Primulina eburnea isolate SZY01 chromosome 9, ASM2296580v1, whole genome shotgun sequence includes the following:
- the LOC140841355 gene encoding zinc finger CCCH domain-containing protein 46-like isoform X2: MDTSEATKVLMSRIQSLDPENATKIIGVILIQDEGEKDIIRLAQTSDTVLLSCINHVKICLGISPSCHSSDASNAIWPKNPFSLSSSRISIPSDGFHLSNPSSPAGAFPSISPRPVSYTSAMNDAYSSGDCFSGSSSLSLYGDELGEEMFSSGGGRVRVHPKVHEQNDSMVDPRISPSGRSDSLILPYTEDFNSSIISPHSNPFHRRSCSGNDDSFLVNPDEEGAGSGFGWTPCMYYARGFCKNGSYCKFLHSVSGGAEGIDVGSPRPNSSGLDEFLRMKAIQQQRFALMASVGHYPNGCSKRGNFLNENQRSATAALMMGDSFQKINPYLPERNDSFSMGLSSIAHLSSRQIYLTFPADCTFKEGDVSVYFCNFGPVQDVRIPYQQKRMFGFVTFAFPETVKLILAKGNPHFVCGSRVLVKPYIEKGMFPDKKHQNIELGEYAASLSPTELDLREHLDIPFGPRMLLNSQEMMLRRKMEKEAELQHAVELQGKRMMNLRLTDLKNQPQMHNFFPVSSPRRTQLTNQNILVSSNAFDQQVPGDDDGGQEAAVSQAITADDLKLTGGTKLAINNDLEGANNQEHVDEDESDISESLEYTLPDNLFASPTKFSSEN, from the exons ATGGATACATCTGAGGCTACCAAAGTGTTGATGTCAAGAATTCAGAGTTTGGATCCGGAAAATGCTACGAAAATCATAGGAGTTATTTTGATACAAGACGAAGGGGAGAAGGATATAATAAGACTAGCCCAGACTTCTGATACCGTTTTGTTATCTTGTATTAATCATGTGAAGATTTGTTTGGGAATTAGTCCAAGTTGCCATTCTTCCGACGCTTCAAATGCCATATGGCCAAAGAACCCATTTTCGCTTAGTTCATCAAGAATCTCGATACCAAGCGATGGATTCCATTTGAGCAACCCTTCTTCACCAGCGGGTGCTTTTCCAAGCATTAGCCCGAGGCCTGTCTCTTATACTTCTGCAATGAATGACGCTTACAGTAGTGGTGATTGTTTTTCGGGTTCGTCGAGTTTGTCTCTGTATGGGGATGAGTTAGGTGAAGAAATGTTCAGCAGCGGTGGTGGTAGAGTGCGGGTGCACCCGAAAGTTCACGAGCAGAATGATTCCATGGTGGATCCAAGAATCAGCCCAAGTGGAAGGAGTGATTCTCTGATTCTCCCTTATACCGAGGATTTTAACAGCAGCATTATTTCCCCTCACTCCAACCCATTTCACCGAAGGAGTTGTTCTGGGAATGATGATTCATTTCTTGTTAATCCTGATGAAGAAGGTGCTGGAAGTGGATTTGGGTGGACTCCTTGCATGTACTATGCGAGGGGGTTTTGCAAGAATGGTAGTTATTGCAAGTTCTTGCACAGTGTCAGTGGTGGTGCTGAAGGTATTGATGTAGGGTCTCCACGCCCGAATTCTTCTGGGCTTGATGAGTTTTTGAGGATGAAGGCTATTCAGCAGCAGAGGTTCGCTCTCATGGCTTCCGTAGGTCACTATCCTAATGGATGCAGCAAGCGTGGGAACTTTCTGAATGAGAATCAGag ATCGGCTACCGCTGCGCTAATGATGGGAGATAGTTTTCAAAAAATTAACCCATATCTACCTGAGAGGAATGACTCTTTTTCAATGGGACTCAGTTCTATTGCACATTTGAGCTCTCGGCAGATTTACTTAACATTTCCTGCTGACTGTACATTTAAGGAGGGGGATGTATCTGTTTACTTTTG TAATTTTGGGCCGGTGCAAGATGTTAGGATACCATATCAACAAAAACGAATGTTCGGGTTTGTCACTTTCGCCTTTCCCGAGACTGTGAAGCTCATTTTGGCAAAAGGAAACCCTCATTTTGTTTGCGGTTCTCGTGTTCTCGTCAAACCTTACATAGAGAAAGGAATGTTCCCCGACAA GAAACATCAGAACATTGAGTTAGGGGAATATGCTGCTTCTCTAAGTCCTACGGAACTTGATTTGAGAGAGCACCTCGATATCCCTTTTG GACCGAGAATGTTGCTCAATTCACAAGAGATGATGCttagaagaaaaatggagaaggAAGCTGAATTACAGCATGCTGTGGAACTCCAAGGAAAAAGGATGATGAATTTACGCCTAACGGACCTGAAAAATCAGCCTCAAATGCATAATTTTTTTCCAGTTTCCTCTCCAAGACGGACCCAGTTGACAAATCAGAATATCCTTGTTTCTTCTAACGCATTTGATCAACAGGTCCCTGGAG ATGATGATGGTGGCCAAGAAGCAGCTGTATCTCAAGCCATTACAGCTGATGATTTGAAGTTGACAGGAGGAACTAAATTGGCAATTAACAATGATCTTGAAGGTGCCAATAACCAAGAACATGTAGACGAAGATGAATCTGATATATCTGAAAG CTTGGAGTACACTCTTCCTGATAACTTATTTGCTTCGCCTACAAAATTCTCTTCAGAAAACTGA
- the LOC140841355 gene encoding zinc finger CCCH domain-containing protein 46-like isoform X4, which produces MDTSEATKVLMSRIQSLDPENATKIIGVILIQDEGEKDIIRLAQTSDTVLLSCINHVKICLGISPSCHSSDASNAIWPKNPFSLSSSRISIPSDGFHLSNPSSPAGAFPSISPRPVSYTSAMNDAYSSGDCFSGSSSLSLYGDELGEEMFSSGGGRVRVHPKVHEQNDSMVDPRISPSGRSDSLILPYTEDFNSSIISPHSNPFHRRSCSGNDDSFLVNPDEEGAGSGFGWTPCMYYARGFCKNGSYCKFLHSVSGGAEGIDVGSPRPNSSGLDEFLRMKAIQQQRFALMASVGHYPNGCSKRGNFLNENQRSATAALMMGDSFQKINPYLPERNDSFSMGLSSIAHLSSRQIYLTFPADCTFKEGDVSVYFCNFGPVQDVRIPYQQKRMFGFVTFAFPETVKLILAKGNPHFVCGSRVLVKPYIEKGMFPDKCRKHQNIELGEYAASLSPTELDLREHLDIPFGPRMLLNSQEMMLRRKMEKEAELQHAVELQGKRMMNLRLTDLKNQPQMHNFFPVSSPRRTQLTNQNILVSSNAFDQQVPGDDDGGQEAAVSQAITADDLKLTGGTKLAINNDLEGANNQEHVDEDESDISER; this is translated from the exons ATGGATACATCTGAGGCTACCAAAGTGTTGATGTCAAGAATTCAGAGTTTGGATCCGGAAAATGCTACGAAAATCATAGGAGTTATTTTGATACAAGACGAAGGGGAGAAGGATATAATAAGACTAGCCCAGACTTCTGATACCGTTTTGTTATCTTGTATTAATCATGTGAAGATTTGTTTGGGAATTAGTCCAAGTTGCCATTCTTCCGACGCTTCAAATGCCATATGGCCAAAGAACCCATTTTCGCTTAGTTCATCAAGAATCTCGATACCAAGCGATGGATTCCATTTGAGCAACCCTTCTTCACCAGCGGGTGCTTTTCCAAGCATTAGCCCGAGGCCTGTCTCTTATACTTCTGCAATGAATGACGCTTACAGTAGTGGTGATTGTTTTTCGGGTTCGTCGAGTTTGTCTCTGTATGGGGATGAGTTAGGTGAAGAAATGTTCAGCAGCGGTGGTGGTAGAGTGCGGGTGCACCCGAAAGTTCACGAGCAGAATGATTCCATGGTGGATCCAAGAATCAGCCCAAGTGGAAGGAGTGATTCTCTGATTCTCCCTTATACCGAGGATTTTAACAGCAGCATTATTTCCCCTCACTCCAACCCATTTCACCGAAGGAGTTGTTCTGGGAATGATGATTCATTTCTTGTTAATCCTGATGAAGAAGGTGCTGGAAGTGGATTTGGGTGGACTCCTTGCATGTACTATGCGAGGGGGTTTTGCAAGAATGGTAGTTATTGCAAGTTCTTGCACAGTGTCAGTGGTGGTGCTGAAGGTATTGATGTAGGGTCTCCACGCCCGAATTCTTCTGGGCTTGATGAGTTTTTGAGGATGAAGGCTATTCAGCAGCAGAGGTTCGCTCTCATGGCTTCCGTAGGTCACTATCCTAATGGATGCAGCAAGCGTGGGAACTTTCTGAATGAGAATCAGag ATCGGCTACCGCTGCGCTAATGATGGGAGATAGTTTTCAAAAAATTAACCCATATCTACCTGAGAGGAATGACTCTTTTTCAATGGGACTCAGTTCTATTGCACATTTGAGCTCTCGGCAGATTTACTTAACATTTCCTGCTGACTGTACATTTAAGGAGGGGGATGTATCTGTTTACTTTTG TAATTTTGGGCCGGTGCAAGATGTTAGGATACCATATCAACAAAAACGAATGTTCGGGTTTGTCACTTTCGCCTTTCCCGAGACTGTGAAGCTCATTTTGGCAAAAGGAAACCCTCATTTTGTTTGCGGTTCTCGTGTTCTCGTCAAACCTTACATAGAGAAAGGAATGTTCCCCGACAA ATGCAGGAAACATCAGAACATTGAGTTAGGGGAATATGCTGCTTCTCTAAGTCCTACGGAACTTGATTTGAGAGAGCACCTCGATATCCCTTTTG GACCGAGAATGTTGCTCAATTCACAAGAGATGATGCttagaagaaaaatggagaaggAAGCTGAATTACAGCATGCTGTGGAACTCCAAGGAAAAAGGATGATGAATTTACGCCTAACGGACCTGAAAAATCAGCCTCAAATGCATAATTTTTTTCCAGTTTCCTCTCCAAGACGGACCCAGTTGACAAATCAGAATATCCTTGTTTCTTCTAACGCATTTGATCAACAGGTCCCTGGAG ATGATGATGGTGGCCAAGAAGCAGCTGTATCTCAAGCCATTACAGCTGATGATTTGAAGTTGACAGGAGGAACTAAATTGGCAATTAACAATGATCTTGAAGGTGCCAATAACCAAGAACATGTAGACGAAGATGAATCTGATATATCTGAAAG ATGA
- the LOC140841355 gene encoding zinc finger CCCH domain-containing protein 46-like isoform X1, whose amino-acid sequence MDTSEATKVLMSRIQSLDPENATKIIGVILIQDEGEKDIIRLAQTSDTVLLSCINHVKICLGISPSCHSSDASNAIWPKNPFSLSSSRISIPSDGFHLSNPSSPAGAFPSISPRPVSYTSAMNDAYSSGDCFSGSSSLSLYGDELGEEMFSSGGGRVRVHPKVHEQNDSMVDPRISPSGRSDSLILPYTEDFNSSIISPHSNPFHRRSCSGNDDSFLVNPDEEGAGSGFGWTPCMYYARGFCKNGSYCKFLHSVSGGAEGIDVGSPRPNSSGLDEFLRMKAIQQQRFALMASVGHYPNGCSKRGNFLNENQRSATAALMMGDSFQKINPYLPERNDSFSMGLSSIAHLSSRQIYLTFPADCTFKEGDVSVYFCNFGPVQDVRIPYQQKRMFGFVTFAFPETVKLILAKGNPHFVCGSRVLVKPYIEKGMFPDKCRKHQNIELGEYAASLSPTELDLREHLDIPFGPRMLLNSQEMMLRRKMEKEAELQHAVELQGKRMMNLRLTDLKNQPQMHNFFPVSSPRRTQLTNQNILVSSNAFDQQVPGDDDGGQEAAVSQAITADDLKLTGGTKLAINNDLEGANNQEHVDEDESDISESLEYTLPDNLFASPTKFSSEN is encoded by the exons ATGGATACATCTGAGGCTACCAAAGTGTTGATGTCAAGAATTCAGAGTTTGGATCCGGAAAATGCTACGAAAATCATAGGAGTTATTTTGATACAAGACGAAGGGGAGAAGGATATAATAAGACTAGCCCAGACTTCTGATACCGTTTTGTTATCTTGTATTAATCATGTGAAGATTTGTTTGGGAATTAGTCCAAGTTGCCATTCTTCCGACGCTTCAAATGCCATATGGCCAAAGAACCCATTTTCGCTTAGTTCATCAAGAATCTCGATACCAAGCGATGGATTCCATTTGAGCAACCCTTCTTCACCAGCGGGTGCTTTTCCAAGCATTAGCCCGAGGCCTGTCTCTTATACTTCTGCAATGAATGACGCTTACAGTAGTGGTGATTGTTTTTCGGGTTCGTCGAGTTTGTCTCTGTATGGGGATGAGTTAGGTGAAGAAATGTTCAGCAGCGGTGGTGGTAGAGTGCGGGTGCACCCGAAAGTTCACGAGCAGAATGATTCCATGGTGGATCCAAGAATCAGCCCAAGTGGAAGGAGTGATTCTCTGATTCTCCCTTATACCGAGGATTTTAACAGCAGCATTATTTCCCCTCACTCCAACCCATTTCACCGAAGGAGTTGTTCTGGGAATGATGATTCATTTCTTGTTAATCCTGATGAAGAAGGTGCTGGAAGTGGATTTGGGTGGACTCCTTGCATGTACTATGCGAGGGGGTTTTGCAAGAATGGTAGTTATTGCAAGTTCTTGCACAGTGTCAGTGGTGGTGCTGAAGGTATTGATGTAGGGTCTCCACGCCCGAATTCTTCTGGGCTTGATGAGTTTTTGAGGATGAAGGCTATTCAGCAGCAGAGGTTCGCTCTCATGGCTTCCGTAGGTCACTATCCTAATGGATGCAGCAAGCGTGGGAACTTTCTGAATGAGAATCAGag ATCGGCTACCGCTGCGCTAATGATGGGAGATAGTTTTCAAAAAATTAACCCATATCTACCTGAGAGGAATGACTCTTTTTCAATGGGACTCAGTTCTATTGCACATTTGAGCTCTCGGCAGATTTACTTAACATTTCCTGCTGACTGTACATTTAAGGAGGGGGATGTATCTGTTTACTTTTG TAATTTTGGGCCGGTGCAAGATGTTAGGATACCATATCAACAAAAACGAATGTTCGGGTTTGTCACTTTCGCCTTTCCCGAGACTGTGAAGCTCATTTTGGCAAAAGGAAACCCTCATTTTGTTTGCGGTTCTCGTGTTCTCGTCAAACCTTACATAGAGAAAGGAATGTTCCCCGACAA ATGCAGGAAACATCAGAACATTGAGTTAGGGGAATATGCTGCTTCTCTAAGTCCTACGGAACTTGATTTGAGAGAGCACCTCGATATCCCTTTTG GACCGAGAATGTTGCTCAATTCACAAGAGATGATGCttagaagaaaaatggagaaggAAGCTGAATTACAGCATGCTGTGGAACTCCAAGGAAAAAGGATGATGAATTTACGCCTAACGGACCTGAAAAATCAGCCTCAAATGCATAATTTTTTTCCAGTTTCCTCTCCAAGACGGACCCAGTTGACAAATCAGAATATCCTTGTTTCTTCTAACGCATTTGATCAACAGGTCCCTGGAG ATGATGATGGTGGCCAAGAAGCAGCTGTATCTCAAGCCATTACAGCTGATGATTTGAAGTTGACAGGAGGAACTAAATTGGCAATTAACAATGATCTTGAAGGTGCCAATAACCAAGAACATGTAGACGAAGATGAATCTGATATATCTGAAAG CTTGGAGTACACTCTTCCTGATAACTTATTTGCTTCGCCTACAAAATTCTCTTCAGAAAACTGA
- the LOC140841355 gene encoding zinc finger CCCH domain-containing protein 46-like isoform X3, translated as MDTSEATKVLMSRIQSLDPENATKIIGVILIQDEGEKDIIRLAQTSDTVLLSCINHVKICLGISPSCHSSDASNAIWPKNPFSLSSSRISIPSDGFHLSNPSSPAGAFPSISPRPVSYTSAMNDAYSSGDCFSGSSSLSLYGDELGEEMFSSGGGRVRVHPKVHEQNDSMVDPRISPSGRSDSLILPYTEDFNSSIISPHSNPFHRRSCSGNDDSFLVNPDEEGAGSGFGWTPCMYYARGFCKNGSYCKFLHSVSGGAEGIDVGSPRPNSSGLDEFLRMKAIQQQRFALMASVGHYPNGCSKRGNFLNENQRSATAALMMGDSFQKINPYLPERNDSFSMGLSSIAHLSSRQIYLTFPADCTFKEGDVSVYFCNFGPVQDVRIPYQQKRMFGFVTFAFPETVKLILAKGNPHFVCGSRVLVKPYIEKGMFPDKCRKHQNIELGEYAASLSPTELDLREHLDIPFGPRMLLNSQEMMLRRKMEKEAELQHAVELQGKRMMNLRLTDLKNQPQMHNFFPVSSPRRTQLTNQNILVSSNAFDQQVPGDDDGGQEAAVSQAITADDLKLTGGTKLAINNDLEGANNQEHVDEDESDISERKLTSLLPCSR; from the exons ATGGATACATCTGAGGCTACCAAAGTGTTGATGTCAAGAATTCAGAGTTTGGATCCGGAAAATGCTACGAAAATCATAGGAGTTATTTTGATACAAGACGAAGGGGAGAAGGATATAATAAGACTAGCCCAGACTTCTGATACCGTTTTGTTATCTTGTATTAATCATGTGAAGATTTGTTTGGGAATTAGTCCAAGTTGCCATTCTTCCGACGCTTCAAATGCCATATGGCCAAAGAACCCATTTTCGCTTAGTTCATCAAGAATCTCGATACCAAGCGATGGATTCCATTTGAGCAACCCTTCTTCACCAGCGGGTGCTTTTCCAAGCATTAGCCCGAGGCCTGTCTCTTATACTTCTGCAATGAATGACGCTTACAGTAGTGGTGATTGTTTTTCGGGTTCGTCGAGTTTGTCTCTGTATGGGGATGAGTTAGGTGAAGAAATGTTCAGCAGCGGTGGTGGTAGAGTGCGGGTGCACCCGAAAGTTCACGAGCAGAATGATTCCATGGTGGATCCAAGAATCAGCCCAAGTGGAAGGAGTGATTCTCTGATTCTCCCTTATACCGAGGATTTTAACAGCAGCATTATTTCCCCTCACTCCAACCCATTTCACCGAAGGAGTTGTTCTGGGAATGATGATTCATTTCTTGTTAATCCTGATGAAGAAGGTGCTGGAAGTGGATTTGGGTGGACTCCTTGCATGTACTATGCGAGGGGGTTTTGCAAGAATGGTAGTTATTGCAAGTTCTTGCACAGTGTCAGTGGTGGTGCTGAAGGTATTGATGTAGGGTCTCCACGCCCGAATTCTTCTGGGCTTGATGAGTTTTTGAGGATGAAGGCTATTCAGCAGCAGAGGTTCGCTCTCATGGCTTCCGTAGGTCACTATCCTAATGGATGCAGCAAGCGTGGGAACTTTCTGAATGAGAATCAGag ATCGGCTACCGCTGCGCTAATGATGGGAGATAGTTTTCAAAAAATTAACCCATATCTACCTGAGAGGAATGACTCTTTTTCAATGGGACTCAGTTCTATTGCACATTTGAGCTCTCGGCAGATTTACTTAACATTTCCTGCTGACTGTACATTTAAGGAGGGGGATGTATCTGTTTACTTTTG TAATTTTGGGCCGGTGCAAGATGTTAGGATACCATATCAACAAAAACGAATGTTCGGGTTTGTCACTTTCGCCTTTCCCGAGACTGTGAAGCTCATTTTGGCAAAAGGAAACCCTCATTTTGTTTGCGGTTCTCGTGTTCTCGTCAAACCTTACATAGAGAAAGGAATGTTCCCCGACAA ATGCAGGAAACATCAGAACATTGAGTTAGGGGAATATGCTGCTTCTCTAAGTCCTACGGAACTTGATTTGAGAGAGCACCTCGATATCCCTTTTG GACCGAGAATGTTGCTCAATTCACAAGAGATGATGCttagaagaaaaatggagaaggAAGCTGAATTACAGCATGCTGTGGAACTCCAAGGAAAAAGGATGATGAATTTACGCCTAACGGACCTGAAAAATCAGCCTCAAATGCATAATTTTTTTCCAGTTTCCTCTCCAAGACGGACCCAGTTGACAAATCAGAATATCCTTGTTTCTTCTAACGCATTTGATCAACAGGTCCCTGGAG ATGATGATGGTGGCCAAGAAGCAGCTGTATCTCAAGCCATTACAGCTGATGATTTGAAGTTGACAGGAGGAACTAAATTGGCAATTAACAATGATCTTGAAGGTGCCAATAACCAAGAACATGTAGACGAAGATGAATCTGATATATCTGAAAG AAAACTGACCAGTTTACTTCCCTGCTCCAGATGA
- the LOC140841355 gene encoding zinc finger CCCH domain-containing protein 53-like isoform X5: protein MDTSEATKVLMSRIQSLDPENATKIIGVILIQDEGEKDIIRLAQTSDTVLLSCINHVKICLGISPSCHSSDASNAIWPKNPFSLSSSRISIPSDGFHLSNPSSPAGAFPSISPRPVSYTSAMNDAYSSGDCFSGSSSLSLYGDELGEEMFSSGGGRVRVHPKVHEQNDSMVDPRISPSGRSDSLILPYTEDFNSSIISPHSNPFHRRSCSGNDDSFLVNPDEEGAGSGFGWTPCMYYARGFCKNGSYCKFLHSVSGGAEGIDVGSPRPNSSGLDEFLRMKAIQQQRFALMASVGHYPNGCSKRGNFLNENQSNFGPVQDVRIPYQQKRMFGFVTFAFPETVKLILAKGNPHFVCGSRVLVKPYIEKGMFPDKCRKHQNIELGEYAASLSPTELDLREHLDIPFGPRMLLNSQEMMLRRKMEKEAELQHAVELQGKRMMNLRLTDLKNQPQMHNFFPVSSPRRTQLTNQNILVSSNAFDQQVPGDDDGGQEAAVSQAITADDLKLTGGTKLAINNDLEGANNQEHVDEDESDISESLEYTLPDNLFASPTKFSSEN, encoded by the exons ATGGATACATCTGAGGCTACCAAAGTGTTGATGTCAAGAATTCAGAGTTTGGATCCGGAAAATGCTACGAAAATCATAGGAGTTATTTTGATACAAGACGAAGGGGAGAAGGATATAATAAGACTAGCCCAGACTTCTGATACCGTTTTGTTATCTTGTATTAATCATGTGAAGATTTGTTTGGGAATTAGTCCAAGTTGCCATTCTTCCGACGCTTCAAATGCCATATGGCCAAAGAACCCATTTTCGCTTAGTTCATCAAGAATCTCGATACCAAGCGATGGATTCCATTTGAGCAACCCTTCTTCACCAGCGGGTGCTTTTCCAAGCATTAGCCCGAGGCCTGTCTCTTATACTTCTGCAATGAATGACGCTTACAGTAGTGGTGATTGTTTTTCGGGTTCGTCGAGTTTGTCTCTGTATGGGGATGAGTTAGGTGAAGAAATGTTCAGCAGCGGTGGTGGTAGAGTGCGGGTGCACCCGAAAGTTCACGAGCAGAATGATTCCATGGTGGATCCAAGAATCAGCCCAAGTGGAAGGAGTGATTCTCTGATTCTCCCTTATACCGAGGATTTTAACAGCAGCATTATTTCCCCTCACTCCAACCCATTTCACCGAAGGAGTTGTTCTGGGAATGATGATTCATTTCTTGTTAATCCTGATGAAGAAGGTGCTGGAAGTGGATTTGGGTGGACTCCTTGCATGTACTATGCGAGGGGGTTTTGCAAGAATGGTAGTTATTGCAAGTTCTTGCACAGTGTCAGTGGTGGTGCTGAAGGTATTGATGTAGGGTCTCCACGCCCGAATTCTTCTGGGCTTGATGAGTTTTTGAGGATGAAGGCTATTCAGCAGCAGAGGTTCGCTCTCATGGCTTCCGTAGGTCACTATCCTAATGGATGCAGCAAGCGTGGGAACTTTCTGAATGAGAATCAGag TAATTTTGGGCCGGTGCAAGATGTTAGGATACCATATCAACAAAAACGAATGTTCGGGTTTGTCACTTTCGCCTTTCCCGAGACTGTGAAGCTCATTTTGGCAAAAGGAAACCCTCATTTTGTTTGCGGTTCTCGTGTTCTCGTCAAACCTTACATAGAGAAAGGAATGTTCCCCGACAA ATGCAGGAAACATCAGAACATTGAGTTAGGGGAATATGCTGCTTCTCTAAGTCCTACGGAACTTGATTTGAGAGAGCACCTCGATATCCCTTTTG GACCGAGAATGTTGCTCAATTCACAAGAGATGATGCttagaagaaaaatggagaaggAAGCTGAATTACAGCATGCTGTGGAACTCCAAGGAAAAAGGATGATGAATTTACGCCTAACGGACCTGAAAAATCAGCCTCAAATGCATAATTTTTTTCCAGTTTCCTCTCCAAGACGGACCCAGTTGACAAATCAGAATATCCTTGTTTCTTCTAACGCATTTGATCAACAGGTCCCTGGAG ATGATGATGGTGGCCAAGAAGCAGCTGTATCTCAAGCCATTACAGCTGATGATTTGAAGTTGACAGGAGGAACTAAATTGGCAATTAACAATGATCTTGAAGGTGCCAATAACCAAGAACATGTAGACGAAGATGAATCTGATATATCTGAAAG CTTGGAGTACACTCTTCCTGATAACTTATTTGCTTCGCCTACAAAATTCTCTTCAGAAAACTGA